From Anopheles darlingi chromosome 2, idAnoDarlMG_H_01, whole genome shotgun sequence, the proteins below share one genomic window:
- the LOC125949041 gene encoding dihydroorotate dehydrogenase (quinone), mitochondrial → MSACRVRTPHKIRSLIKVTGLGAAVFSGYSLCRGDEKFYNNVFMPVVRMIPPETAHDLAVLAVKWKLFRPPTVDTERLRTELLGMTFTNPIGIAAGFDKHGEAVPGLHRIGFGFVEIGSVTPEPQPGNPRPRIFRLNEDKSIVNRYGFNSEGHDVVFERLRETQKQLESANRAVLGINLGKNKLSQNAVQDYVQGIRRFGALADYLVINVSSPNTPGLRTMQSRNTLQTLLTEVLRARDSLPETDRRPVLLKLAPDLSDEDLKEIVDVVQLKACAVDGLIVSNTTIDRPPSLKSANKGQLGGLSGPPLKQRSTLMIAKVYKLTGGKIPIIGVGGIFTGEDAFEKIEAGASAVQLYTSFIFHGPPVVNKIKLELDRLLEHNGYANVQEAVGKGVDRFIQ, encoded by the exons ATGAGTGCCTGCCGCGTGAGAACGCCG CACAAGATACGATCGCTGATCAAGGTGACCGGACTGGGAGCGGCCGTCTTCAGTGGGTACAGTTTGTGCCGGGGCGATGAAAAGTTCTACAACAACGTGTTCATGCCGGTAGTACGTATGATTCCACCGGAAACGGCCCACGATCTGGCGGTACTGGCGGTCAAGTGGAAGCTCTTTCGACCACCGACGGTCGACACGGAGCGATTACGCACCGAGCTGCTCGGGATGACTTTCACCAATCCGATCGGAATTGCCGCTGGATTCGATAAGCACGGTGAAGCGGTACCGGGTCTGCACCGGATAGGGTTCGGATTCGTGGAGATCGGTTCGGTGACACCGGAACCGCAACCAGGCAATCCACGGCCCCGGATCTTCCGGCTCAACGAGGACAAGTCCATCGTGAACCGGTATGGGTTCAACAGCGAGGGACATGATGTGGTGTTTGAACGCTTGCGGGAAACGCAGAAGCAGCTCGAGTCCGCTAACCGAGCCGTGCTGGGAATCAATCTGGGCAAAAACAAACTTTCCCAGAACGCGGTGCAGGATTACGTGCAGGGCATTCGGCGGTTCGGTGCGTTGGCCGACTATCTGGTAATTAACGTGAGCAGCCCAAACACACCCGGGCTGAGGACGATGCAGAGCAGGAACACACTCCAGACACTGCTAACGGAGGTGCTGCGGGCACGTGATAGTTTGCCGGAAACTGATCGCCGACCGGTGTTGCTCAAACTGGCCCCCGATCTATCGGATGAGGATCTCAAAGAGATTGTCGACGTGGTGCAGCTGAAAGCATGCGCCGTTGATGGGTTGATCGTGTCTAACACGACAATCGATCGGCCACCATCGTTGAAGAGTGCTAATAAGGGCCAGCTCGGTGGGTTGAGTGGGCCACCGTTAAAGCAACGATCGACGTTGATGATCGCGAAGGTTTACAAGCTGACCGGCGGTAAGATTCCGatcatcggtgtcggtggcatTTTTACGGGTGAGGATGCATTTGAGAAGATCGAGGCCGGTGCCAGCGCTGTGCAGCTGTATACCTCGTTCATCTTCCACGGGCCTCCGGTTGTGAACAAAATTAAACTAGAGTTGGACCGGCTGCTGGAGCATAATGGTTACGCAAACGTGCAGGAGGCCGTCGGTAAGGGTGTGGATCGTTTTATACAGTGA
- the LOC125949008 gene encoding PAX3- and PAX7-binding protein 1 isoform X1, which yields MSLFRKPKKPIQRRVFSGYDDEDEENAGGTVVSKDAAAAKHGNGNGTTSPQTEQPTTATAEPLSAVSQTATGGTTGPTERKRKEHRSSASAGGGGGGSGSATDRSDSKANSTKASASASSKANSLTTTATKHSLLSFDDEEEGEVFQVKKSSHSKKVMKSLDKERRRKRHLEKSNGTTTTTAGAATSTSSLSSSGPISSSSSAIHGTSALDGPGNGPRNRFSSSSPPSSSLSHDKGSNDKIKREKCDHSSSNIQTEIRTDDFVLVVKKSDPENLILNGRAALCAGRDDMSSEDEDTHDDESSGHQKEHQPHHRFSKPQDNFKMCLENGVIPDAAMIHAARKRRQKAREQGEFIPVEEPKEDKNKKRTVQEDGDGDGSDEDDDRIDMSAITGAKEREERREQFNAIQREDSDAEDSDIETKEWENQQIRKGVTGAQLVSAQQESIISQYLMQSSGRPTGSSGNGHFSQTFQNNSNRRGILNEHSASGDDEDGTLAGLRSLTTAELLEQAYATTSVGLAKRLGQSKQRSTGSAASMSSAPSKGGSNETKPTGPRMPQQILTQLTERHRATVELHQKHADDIEHITKEIKLLQMDHLSCEQRAPVAAAKYRFYQEFRCYVTDLVECLNEKVPLVAALEQRTLQLMGRHSAMLIERRRQDVRDQAKEMADACKTTAKRLPDDPERIRRAAEREGRRTRRRRDREKNETSDSHYDGMSSDDEIPDMEAARYRAALQSAELEARDIFSDAAEAYGEIEGILGKFEHWRDHDMPAYRDAYVSLCLPKIVGPLIRLQHITWNPLVPAGLDSNAAGGGGGATVSDFEHEEWFRAVALYGCRSDSPSEAELNDDPDVRLLPTIVEKIFLPKLTALCEQYWDPLSTTQTLRLVRLLKRLVRDYPSLRLTCKPLRALFQAILDKLKQSVDNDVFIPIFPKQAQEAKSSFFQRQFCSGLKLFRNITSWQGILADGALKELAIGSLLNRYLLNGMRVCTAPDAIGKASTIVYTLPRVWLAAGSPVVQSMDQFVTMLRHLESQLEPAAAINGELIEQIRKILSSLHVLSA from the exons ATGTCGTTGTTCCggaaacccaaaaaaccaatccaGCGGCGCGTTTTCAGTGGctacgacgatgaggacgaggagaacGCTGGCGGCACGGTGGTGtcgaaggatgctgctgctgcaaagcacggcaacggcaacggcaccaCATCCCCCCAAACCGAGCAACCGACAACCGCCACCGCAGAACCGCTGAGCGCCGTGTCTCAGACCGCGACCGGAGGAACCACCGGGCCGACGGAACGCAAACGGAAAGAACATCGTTCTTCCGctagcgctggtggtggtggtggtggtagtggcagtgcTACGGACCGTAGTGATAGCAAAGCGAACTCCACAAAAGCGAGCGCATCCGCATCGTCGAAAGCGAACTCGCTGACGACTACCGCTACGAAACACTCTTTACTTAGTTTCGATGATGAAG AGGAGGGCGAAGTGTTCCAAGTGAAGAAGTCCTCACACAGCAAGAAGGTGATGAAGTCGCTCGACAAGGAGCGACGCCGGAAGCGTCACCTCGAAAAGAGCAAcggaacaaccacaacaacagcaggagcagcaacatcaacatcatcattatcatcatcaggaccaatctcgtcgtcatcatcagcgatcCATGGCACTAGTGCGTTGGATGGTCCGGGAAACGGCCCACGGAACcgattttcttcctcctctcctccctcctcgTCCTTGTCGCACGACAAGGGCAGTAATGAtaagataaaaagagaaaagtgTGACCATTCTAGCTCTAATATCCAAACAGAAATACGCACAGACGACTTTGTG CTGGTGGTCAAGAAATCGGATCCCGAGAATTTAATACTAAATGGTCGGGCCGCACTGTGCGCTGGACGGGATGATATGTCATCGGAAGACGAGGACACGCACGACGATGAATCGAGTGGACACCAGAAGGAACACCAACCGCACCATCGGTTCTCGAAGCCGCAGGATAACTTTAAGATGTGCCTCGAAAACGGTGTCATACCGGATGCGGCCATGATTCATGCGGCCCGCAAGCGACGCCAGAAGGCACGGGAACAGG GTGAATTCATTCCAGTCGAGGAACCGAAGGAGGACAAAAACAAGAAGCGAACGGTACAGGAAGACGGCGATGGAGACGGTtcggatgaggatgacgatcgGATCGATATGTCGGCCATAACCGGTGCCAAAGAGCGCGAGGAGCGCCGCGAGCAATTTAACGCCATCCAGCGGGAAG ATTCGGATGCGGAAGATTCGGATATCGAAACCAAGGAGTGGGAAAACCAACAGATCCGCAAAGGTGTCACCGGTGCGCAGCTGGTGTCCGCACAGCAGGAATCCATTATCTCGCAGTACTTAATGCAAAGCAGTGGCCGACCGACTGGTAGCAGTGGCAATGGACACTTTagccaaacatttcaaaacaattccaaccGTCGCGGCATACTGAACGAGCATAGCGCCTCGggagatgatgaagatggcaCGCTGGCCGGATTGCGGTCACTAACGACGGCGGAACTGCTCGAGCAAGCGTACGCTACGACCAGCGTCGGGCTGGCTAAACGATTGggacaaagcaaacaaagatCCACCGGCAGTGCCGCCTCGATGTCGTCCGCACCTTCAAAGGGAGggagcaacgaaacgaaaccaaccggTCCCCGGATGCCACAGCAAATCCTAACACAGCTAACCGAGCGGCATCGTGCCACGGTCGAGCTACACCAGAAGCACGCGGACGATATCGAACACATCACGAAGGAGATCAAGCTACTGCAGATGGATCATCTGTCGTGCGAGCAGCGGGCACCGGTTGCGGCGGCCAAGTATCGTTTCTACCAGGAGTTCCGCTGCTACGTCACCGATCTGGTCGAGTGCCTGAACGAGAAGGTACCGCTCGTGGCGGCACTCGAGCAGCGTACGCTACAGCTAATGGGCCGCCACTCGGCGATGCTGATCGAACGGCGCCGGCAGGATGTGCGGGATCAAGCGAAAGAAATGGCCGATGCCTGCA AAACCACGGCCAAACGGTTACCGGATGATCCGGAGCGGATCCGTCGGGCGGCGGAACGTGAGGGACGTCGAACAAGGAGGCGACGGGATCGGGAGAAGAACGAAACCTCCGACAGCCACTACGACGGTATGTCGAGTGACGATGAGATTCCGGATATGGAGGCCGCTCGCTATCGGGCCGCCCTACAGTCAGCCGAGCTGGAAGCGCGTGACATCTTCTCGGACGCGGCCGAAGCGTACGGTGAGATCGAGGGCATTCTCGGGAAGTTCGAGCACTGGCGGGATCATGATATGCCCGCGTATCGAGATGCCTACGTTAGCCTGTGTCTACCGAAGATTGTCGGACCGCTGATCCGGTTACAGCACATCACGTGGAATCCACTGGTCCCAGCGGGGCTGGACTCCAATgcggccggtggcggtggaggcgcCACTGTGTCCGACTTCGAGCACGAAGAGTGGTTCCGTGCGGTGGCCCTGTACGGTTGTCGATCGGATAGTCCAAGTGAAGCCGAGCTGAATGACGATCCCGACGTACGGCTGCTACCGACGATCGTTGAGAAGATCTTCCTGCCCAAGCTGACGGCCCTGTGCGAACAGTACTGGGATCCACTGTCGACGACACAAACGCTCCGTCTTGTGCGTTTGCTGAAGCGCCTCGTCCGGGATTATCCGTCGCTTCGGCTTACCTGCAAACCGCTGCGCGCCCTCTTCCAGGCGATACTGGACAAATTGAAGCAGTCCGTCGACAACGATGTCTTCATTCCGATCTTCCCCAAGCA AGCCCAGGAAGCGAAATCGTCCTTCTTCCAGCGACAGTTCTGCAGCGGGTTGAAGCTGTTCCGCAACATCACCAGCTGGCAGGGCATACTGGCCGACGGTGCGCTCAAGGAGCTCGCCATCGGTTCACTGCTGAATCGCTACCTGCTGAACGGTATGCGTGTCTGCACCGCACCGGACGCCATCGGGAAGGCGTCCACGATCGTCTATACGTTGCCACGCGTATGGCTTGCGGCCGGTTCACCGGTCGTCCAAAGCATGGACCAGTTCGTGACCATGCTGCGCCACCTGGAATCTCAGCTCGAACCGGCGGCAGCGATAAATGG GGAACTGATCGAGCAAATACGAAAGATATTGAGCAGCCTGCACGTACTGTCGGCGTAA
- the LOC125949008 gene encoding PAX3- and PAX7-binding protein 1 isoform X2 yields the protein MIPLRTRRDPLWSRIRSPQASLEELIASRVLLNTINGTHFLFPSFFSIFSILWRIDRHRTSRNTEEGEVFQVKKSSHSKKVMKSLDKERRRKRHLEKSNGTTTTTAGAATSTSSLSSSGPISSSSSAIHGTSALDGPGNGPRNRFSSSSPPSSSLSHDKGSNDKIKREKCDHSSSNIQTEIRTDDFVLVVKKSDPENLILNGRAALCAGRDDMSSEDEDTHDDESSGHQKEHQPHHRFSKPQDNFKMCLENGVIPDAAMIHAARKRRQKAREQGEFIPVEEPKEDKNKKRTVQEDGDGDGSDEDDDRIDMSAITGAKEREERREQFNAIQREDSDAEDSDIETKEWENQQIRKGVTGAQLVSAQQESIISQYLMQSSGRPTGSSGNGHFSQTFQNNSNRRGILNEHSASGDDEDGTLAGLRSLTTAELLEQAYATTSVGLAKRLGQSKQRSTGSAASMSSAPSKGGSNETKPTGPRMPQQILTQLTERHRATVELHQKHADDIEHITKEIKLLQMDHLSCEQRAPVAAAKYRFYQEFRCYVTDLVECLNEKVPLVAALEQRTLQLMGRHSAMLIERRRQDVRDQAKEMADACKTTAKRLPDDPERIRRAAEREGRRTRRRRDREKNETSDSHYDGMSSDDEIPDMEAARYRAALQSAELEARDIFSDAAEAYGEIEGILGKFEHWRDHDMPAYRDAYVSLCLPKIVGPLIRLQHITWNPLVPAGLDSNAAGGGGGATVSDFEHEEWFRAVALYGCRSDSPSEAELNDDPDVRLLPTIVEKIFLPKLTALCEQYWDPLSTTQTLRLVRLLKRLVRDYPSLRLTCKPLRALFQAILDKLKQSVDNDVFIPIFPKQAQEAKSSFFQRQFCSGLKLFRNITSWQGILADGALKELAIGSLLNRYLLNGMRVCTAPDAIGKASTIVYTLPRVWLAAGSPVVQSMDQFVTMLRHLESQLEPAAAINGELIEQIRKILSSLHVLSA from the exons ATGATACCGTTGCGCACAAGACGCGACCCCCTTTGGAGTCGTATTCGGAGTCCCCAGGCGTCACTGGAGGAGCTGATTGCGTCGCGCGTTTTGTTGAACACGATTAATGGCACacattttctgttcccttctttcttttccatattttccattttgtggcGAATCGACCGACACCGTACATCGCGCAACACAGAGGAGGGCGAAGTGTTCCAAGTGAAGAAGTCCTCACACAGCAAGAAGGTGATGAAGTCGCTCGACAAGGAGCGACGCCGGAAGCGTCACCTCGAAAAGAGCAAcggaacaaccacaacaacagcaggagcagcaacatcaacatcatcattatcatcatcaggaccaatctcgtcgtcatcatcagcgatcCATGGCACTAGTGCGTTGGATGGTCCGGGAAACGGCCCACGGAACcgattttcttcctcctctcctccctcctcgTCCTTGTCGCACGACAAGGGCAGTAATGAtaagataaaaagagaaaagtgTGACCATTCTAGCTCTAATATCCAAACAGAAATACGCACAGACGACTTTGTG CTGGTGGTCAAGAAATCGGATCCCGAGAATTTAATACTAAATGGTCGGGCCGCACTGTGCGCTGGACGGGATGATATGTCATCGGAAGACGAGGACACGCACGACGATGAATCGAGTGGACACCAGAAGGAACACCAACCGCACCATCGGTTCTCGAAGCCGCAGGATAACTTTAAGATGTGCCTCGAAAACGGTGTCATACCGGATGCGGCCATGATTCATGCGGCCCGCAAGCGACGCCAGAAGGCACGGGAACAGG GTGAATTCATTCCAGTCGAGGAACCGAAGGAGGACAAAAACAAGAAGCGAACGGTACAGGAAGACGGCGATGGAGACGGTtcggatgaggatgacgatcgGATCGATATGTCGGCCATAACCGGTGCCAAAGAGCGCGAGGAGCGCCGCGAGCAATTTAACGCCATCCAGCGGGAAG ATTCGGATGCGGAAGATTCGGATATCGAAACCAAGGAGTGGGAAAACCAACAGATCCGCAAAGGTGTCACCGGTGCGCAGCTGGTGTCCGCACAGCAGGAATCCATTATCTCGCAGTACTTAATGCAAAGCAGTGGCCGACCGACTGGTAGCAGTGGCAATGGACACTTTagccaaacatttcaaaacaattccaaccGTCGCGGCATACTGAACGAGCATAGCGCCTCGggagatgatgaagatggcaCGCTGGCCGGATTGCGGTCACTAACGACGGCGGAACTGCTCGAGCAAGCGTACGCTACGACCAGCGTCGGGCTGGCTAAACGATTGggacaaagcaaacaaagatCCACCGGCAGTGCCGCCTCGATGTCGTCCGCACCTTCAAAGGGAGggagcaacgaaacgaaaccaaccggTCCCCGGATGCCACAGCAAATCCTAACACAGCTAACCGAGCGGCATCGTGCCACGGTCGAGCTACACCAGAAGCACGCGGACGATATCGAACACATCACGAAGGAGATCAAGCTACTGCAGATGGATCATCTGTCGTGCGAGCAGCGGGCACCGGTTGCGGCGGCCAAGTATCGTTTCTACCAGGAGTTCCGCTGCTACGTCACCGATCTGGTCGAGTGCCTGAACGAGAAGGTACCGCTCGTGGCGGCACTCGAGCAGCGTACGCTACAGCTAATGGGCCGCCACTCGGCGATGCTGATCGAACGGCGCCGGCAGGATGTGCGGGATCAAGCGAAAGAAATGGCCGATGCCTGCA AAACCACGGCCAAACGGTTACCGGATGATCCGGAGCGGATCCGTCGGGCGGCGGAACGTGAGGGACGTCGAACAAGGAGGCGACGGGATCGGGAGAAGAACGAAACCTCCGACAGCCACTACGACGGTATGTCGAGTGACGATGAGATTCCGGATATGGAGGCCGCTCGCTATCGGGCCGCCCTACAGTCAGCCGAGCTGGAAGCGCGTGACATCTTCTCGGACGCGGCCGAAGCGTACGGTGAGATCGAGGGCATTCTCGGGAAGTTCGAGCACTGGCGGGATCATGATATGCCCGCGTATCGAGATGCCTACGTTAGCCTGTGTCTACCGAAGATTGTCGGACCGCTGATCCGGTTACAGCACATCACGTGGAATCCACTGGTCCCAGCGGGGCTGGACTCCAATgcggccggtggcggtggaggcgcCACTGTGTCCGACTTCGAGCACGAAGAGTGGTTCCGTGCGGTGGCCCTGTACGGTTGTCGATCGGATAGTCCAAGTGAAGCCGAGCTGAATGACGATCCCGACGTACGGCTGCTACCGACGATCGTTGAGAAGATCTTCCTGCCCAAGCTGACGGCCCTGTGCGAACAGTACTGGGATCCACTGTCGACGACACAAACGCTCCGTCTTGTGCGTTTGCTGAAGCGCCTCGTCCGGGATTATCCGTCGCTTCGGCTTACCTGCAAACCGCTGCGCGCCCTCTTCCAGGCGATACTGGACAAATTGAAGCAGTCCGTCGACAACGATGTCTTCATTCCGATCTTCCCCAAGCA AGCCCAGGAAGCGAAATCGTCCTTCTTCCAGCGACAGTTCTGCAGCGGGTTGAAGCTGTTCCGCAACATCACCAGCTGGCAGGGCATACTGGCCGACGGTGCGCTCAAGGAGCTCGCCATCGGTTCACTGCTGAATCGCTACCTGCTGAACGGTATGCGTGTCTGCACCGCACCGGACGCCATCGGGAAGGCGTCCACGATCGTCTATACGTTGCCACGCGTATGGCTTGCGGCCGGTTCACCGGTCGTCCAAAGCATGGACCAGTTCGTGACCATGCTGCGCCACCTGGAATCTCAGCTCGAACCGGCGGCAGCGATAAATGG GGAACTGATCGAGCAAATACGAAAGATATTGAGCAGCCTGCACGTACTGTCGGCGTAA
- the LOC125949008 gene encoding NKAP family protein CG6066 isoform X3: protein MSLFRKPKKPIQRRVFSGYDDEDEENAGGTVVSKDAAAAKHGNGNGTTSPQTEQPTTATAEPLSAVSQTATGGTTGPTERKRKEHRSSASAGGGGGGSGSATDRSDSKANSTKASASASSKANSLTTTATKHSLLSFDDEEEGEVFQVKKSSHSKKVMKSLDKERRRKRHLEKSNGTTTTTAGAATSTSSLSSSGPISSSSSAIHGTSALDGPGNGPRNRFSSSSPPSSSLSHDKGSNDKIKREKCDHSSSNIQTEIRTDDFVVSWWSRNRIPRI from the exons ATGTCGTTGTTCCggaaacccaaaaaaccaatccaGCGGCGCGTTTTCAGTGGctacgacgatgaggacgaggagaacGCTGGCGGCACGGTGGTGtcgaaggatgctgctgctgcaaagcacggcaacggcaacggcaccaCATCCCCCCAAACCGAGCAACCGACAACCGCCACCGCAGAACCGCTGAGCGCCGTGTCTCAGACCGCGACCGGAGGAACCACCGGGCCGACGGAACGCAAACGGAAAGAACATCGTTCTTCCGctagcgctggtggtggtggtggtggtagtggcagtgcTACGGACCGTAGTGATAGCAAAGCGAACTCCACAAAAGCGAGCGCATCCGCATCGTCGAAAGCGAACTCGCTGACGACTACCGCTACGAAACACTCTTTACTTAGTTTCGATGATGAAG AGGAGGGCGAAGTGTTCCAAGTGAAGAAGTCCTCACACAGCAAGAAGGTGATGAAGTCGCTCGACAAGGAGCGACGCCGGAAGCGTCACCTCGAAAAGAGCAAcggaacaaccacaacaacagcaggagcagcaacatcaacatcatcattatcatcatcaggaccaatctcgtcgtcatcatcagcgatcCATGGCACTAGTGCGTTGGATGGTCCGGGAAACGGCCCACGGAACcgattttcttcctcctctcctccctcctcgTCCTTGTCGCACGACAAGGGCAGTAATGAtaagataaaaagagaaaagtgTGACCATTCTAGCTCTAATATCCAAACAGAAATACGCACAGACGACTTTGTGGTAAG CTGGTGGTCAAGAAATCGGATCCCGAGAATTTAA